The Rhizobium sp. WSM4643 genome contains the following window.
ACAATTGAGCCGCCTGAAGGACGACGTCCGTCACGAGCTCGATGCCCTGTCGCGCGATCTGGTCGAGCGCGGCATTGCTGTCTGGGCTGGGAGCCCGGATGAGGGGAAGCCGACGCAGCTGATCATCCGCGGCCGCGCCAACCTGCTCGAAGGCCTCGCCGGCGCCGACGATCTCGACCGGCTGCGGCTGCTGTTTGATGATCTCGAGAAGAAGGACAGCCTGATCGAGATCCTCAATCTCGCCGAAAGCGGTCCGGGTGTGCGCATCTTCATCGGTTCGGAAAACAAGCTCTTCTCGCTGTCCGGCTCATCGCTCATCGTCGCACCCTATCGTGACGACGACGATCGCATCGTCGGTGCCGTCGGGGTCATCGGCCCGACGCGGCTCAATTATTCCCGCATCGTGCCGATGGTGGACTATACAGCCCAGCTCGTCTCCCGCCTTTCGCGCAATCAGCTTTGATGCGCGGCAATCAGTCACGCGGAATTTTCGCTTCTTTGTCACGCAGACTTGATTTTTTTCGGTCAAACCTCGATATCGGGCGCATCTGAAGACACCAACCGGAGACCGTCATGACCGATGACACGACGAAAAACGGACCTGACGCAACTGCGGCCGATGCCGCAGCCGACGCTGCCGCCTACGTCGAGAACGAAACTGCGCAGCAAGAGCCCGCCCAGCCGGACCCGATCGAGCTTCTGAAAGCCGAAAACGGCGAACTGCGCGACCGCTATTTGCGCCTTGCTGCCGAGATGGACAATCTGCGCCGGCGCACCGAGCGCGAGGTAAAGGATGCCAAGTCCTATTCCGTCGCCGGCTTTGCTCGTGACATGCTCGCCGTCTCGGACAATCTGCGCCGCGCGCTCGATGCCATCCCTCCGGAGACCAAGGCTGCCGCCGATGCCGGCCTGAGCACGCTGATCGAGGGTGTCGAGATGACCGAGCGCGCCATGCTGTCGGCTCTCGAGCGCCACGGCGTTCGCAAGCTTGAGCCGGTTGGCCAGAAGTTCGATCCGAATTTCCATCAGGCAATGTTCGAGGTGCCGAACCCCGACGTGCCGAACAATACGGTCGTGCAGGTCGTGCAGGCGGGCTTCTCCATCGGCGAGCGCGTGCTGCGCCCGGCCATGGTCGGCGTCGCCAAGGGCGGCCCGAAGCCGACCGAAGCCGAAACCAACTCCGTCTTCGACGAGAAAGACGCCTGATATCCCTTCCTTCTGCTCGTGCAGAAGGGAAAGCCGAAGCGTTAGATGCGGGCGAAGCGTTCGATCAGCAGATCGAAAAAGCCATCCGCATCGACATGGCGCATGACCTTGGCGTTGCGCTTGCGCTCGGTCACATGCCACCAGTCGACGACCGTCATGCCGACGGTGAGTTCGGACTGGACCTCGATCTCGACATTGCAGTCGCGGCCCTGGAAAAGTTCCGGCTTCAGCAGATAGGCGACAACGGTCGGGTCGTGCAGCGGCCCGCCGTCGGAACCGTATTTCTCGATGTCGAAGCGTTCGAAGAATTCCAGCA
Protein-coding sequences here:
- the grpE gene encoding nucleotide exchange factor GrpE → MTDDTTKNGPDATAADAAADAAAYVENETAQQEPAQPDPIELLKAENGELRDRYLRLAAEMDNLRRRTEREVKDAKSYSVAGFARDMLAVSDNLRRALDAIPPETKAAADAGLSTLIEGVEMTERAMLSALERHGVRKLEPVGQKFDPNFHQAMFEVPNPDVPNNTVVQVVQAGFSIGERVLRPAMVGVAKGGPKPTEAETNSVFDEKDA